In Streptomyces sp. DG2A-72, one genomic interval encodes:
- a CDS encoding acyl carrier protein: MTNTLTLPDSLTAVQAAVADALGIDEAEVVPEATLLGDLGAESIDLLDILFRVERATQVKIAVADIAALLQGGIPDEEFGDENEVVNDTGLTHLEKVLPQFDRSQLTEPLTADGVLGLFTVQNLTDLLTERAAATAADAA; this comes from the coding sequence GTGACTAATACACTTACCCTTCCCGACTCTCTCACCGCTGTTCAGGCCGCTGTCGCCGATGCTCTCGGTATCGATGAGGCCGAGGTCGTTCCCGAGGCGACGTTGCTCGGGGATCTGGGGGCGGAATCGATCGACCTGCTCGACATCCTGTTCCGGGTCGAGCGGGCCACGCAGGTGAAGATCGCGGTGGCCGACATCGCGGCTCTGCTCCAGGGCGGCATCCCGGACGAGGAGTTCGGTGACGAGAACGAGGTCGTCAACGACACCGGTCTCACCCACCTGGAGAAGGTGCTCCCGCAGTTCGACCGGAGCCAGCTGACCGAGCCGCTGACCGCCGACGGTGTCCTCGGCCTGTTCACCGTCCAGAACCTGACGGACCTGCTCACCGAGCGCGCCGCGGCGACGGCCGCCGATGCCGCCTGA
- the acpS gene encoding holo-ACP synthase gives MPPDLPDSGRRPGPVEPRVLIGTDLVAVERVERLLEGQPGLAERVFTARELAYCTGRSSRAADHLAARFAAKEAVMKALGTGASAGVEWTDVEIVNRLDGRPVLKLHGRARQIADRKRVTQTEISLTHTAGLALAHTVLVCSAGLVGLRTTAGTPDPS, from the coding sequence ATGCCGCCTGACCTCCCCGACTCCGGTCGGCGCCCGGGGCCCGTCGAGCCCCGGGTGCTGATCGGCACGGACCTGGTGGCCGTCGAGCGCGTCGAGCGGCTTCTCGAGGGCCAACCCGGCCTCGCGGAGCGGGTGTTCACCGCTCGGGAGCTGGCCTACTGCACTGGACGCAGCAGCCGCGCGGCAGATCATCTGGCTGCCCGGTTCGCCGCCAAGGAGGCCGTGATGAAGGCGCTCGGCACCGGGGCGTCGGCCGGCGTCGAGTGGACCGACGTGGAGATCGTCAACCGACTCGACGGCCGGCCCGTGCTCAAGCTCCATGGCCGGGCCCGGCAGATCGCCGACCGCAAGCGCGTCACGCAGACCGAGATCTCGCTGACCCACACGGCGGGGCTCGCGCTCGCCCACACGGTGCTCGTGTGCTCCGCCGGGCTTGTCGGCCTGCGGACCACGGCCGGCACCCCTGACCCCTCGTAG
- a CDS encoding SDR family NAD(P)-dependent oxidoreductase — MKLKDRAALVTGGSRGIGRAIALALAAQGAAVAVNYRSRADDAQAVVKEIEAAGGRAVAVGADVSDPAAAKELVEETTRLLGGLGILVNNAGVSDDGLIYDVAPDAWWDVMKVNFGGAYHCTHAVLGQFMAQGDSTIVNISSAMGERGWIGQSNYSASKGALNAFTRSSAIELARFGVRVNAVLAGFTPTELVGEVLRKDGGKGIKRQIPLRRFATVEQVANAAVFLAGPDSGYTTGELLYVDGGFSAQLGVGRP; from the coding sequence ATGAAGCTCAAGGACCGTGCCGCCCTGGTCACCGGCGGCTCCCGGGGCATCGGCCGGGCCATCGCACTCGCGCTCGCCGCGCAGGGGGCGGCCGTCGCCGTCAACTACCGCTCGCGCGCGGACGACGCCCAGGCCGTGGTGAAGGAGATCGAGGCCGCGGGCGGGCGGGCCGTGGCCGTCGGCGCCGATGTCTCCGATCCGGCCGCCGCCAAGGAACTGGTCGAGGAGACCACTCGCCTGCTCGGCGGGCTCGGCATCCTCGTCAACAACGCGGGCGTCAGCGACGACGGCCTCATCTACGACGTGGCGCCCGACGCCTGGTGGGACGTCATGAAGGTCAACTTCGGCGGCGCGTACCACTGCACGCACGCCGTACTGGGCCAGTTCATGGCACAGGGCGACTCGACCATCGTCAACATCTCCTCCGCGATGGGCGAGCGCGGCTGGATCGGACAGTCCAACTACTCCGCCTCCAAAGGCGCGTTGAACGCCTTCACCAGGAGCTCCGCCATCGAGCTCGCCCGCTTCGGGGTCCGCGTCAACGCCGTACTCGCCGGATTCACTCCGACCGAACTGGTCGGCGAGGTGCTCCGCAAGGACGGCGGCAAGGGCATCAAGCGGCAGATCCCGCTGCGCCGCTTCGCCACCGTGGAGCAGGTCGCGAACGCCGCCGTGTTCCTGGCCGGCCCCGACTCCGGCTACACGACCGGCGAACTCCTGTACGTCGACGGCGGCTTCTCCGCGCAACTCGGCGTCGGCCGCCCGTGA
- a CDS encoding 3-hydroxylacyl-ACP dehydratase, with amino-acid sequence MRFHLIDRIESWTPRERITARKVTSVDEELWQPVGSGPVLPFGLALEALCQSATWLIMLSTDHRLRAALLAVNEATAHRAVVPGDVLRMEASIESMNDEAAILDGTVSVDGETVLEARGILCALIAGELLDDPADTARMAHQLVGGGPVR; translated from the coding sequence ATGCGATTCCATCTGATCGACAGGATCGAGTCCTGGACACCGCGCGAGCGCATCACGGCCCGCAAGGTCACCTCCGTCGACGAGGAACTCTGGCAGCCGGTCGGCTCCGGCCCGGTGCTGCCCTTCGGGCTGGCGCTCGAAGCGCTCTGCCAGTCGGCGACCTGGCTGATCATGCTCTCCACCGACCACCGCCTGCGCGCGGCCCTGCTCGCCGTGAACGAGGCCACCGCCCACCGCGCGGTGGTCCCCGGCGACGTACTGCGCATGGAAGCGTCCATCGAGTCGATGAACGACGAAGCGGCGATCCTCGACGGCACGGTCAGCGTCGACGGCGAGACCGTCCTGGAGGCCAGGGGCATCCTGTGCGCGCTCATCGCGGGCGAACTCCTCGACGACCCGGCGGACACCGCGCGCATGGCGCACCAGCTGGTGGGCGGAGGGCCGGTCCGATGA
- a CDS encoding beta-ketoacyl synthase, with translation MKRVVITGAGAVTPLGNDAATTWEGLASGRSGIGPLTTFDATGFPVRIAGQVKDFDPATAVPAAAGRAHLSRVGQFGVAAAYEAQLDAGVDESTYPPQERGVAMGASVGRPELRALLDVGRLRASTGRADAFLRHPPRTALTDNQNVPLASMARLLGATGPMIGISTACSGSGHALGEAYRAIQEGDAQLMIAGGYDSLTTWLDLLGFSLLGALTDRYNDDPTHASRPFDADRSGFVIGEGAVAFVLEERESARARGARILAEVLGYGSTLNAWRITDSPPDGSGAIQAMEGAIAESGLGTGGIDYVVAHGTSTHGNDQSETTAIKKVFGDDAGRLVVSSPKSMAGHLTSASLALNVLAAIGALRHSLVPPTVNLDTPDRKLDLDYVPHTARRMPVSAVLVNAFAFGGSNTSLVVGAHQEES, from the coding sequence ATGAAGCGCGTGGTCATCACCGGGGCGGGCGCGGTCACCCCGCTCGGCAACGACGCCGCCACCACCTGGGAGGGCCTGGCCTCCGGCCGCAGCGGCATCGGCCCGCTCACCACCTTCGACGCCACCGGCTTCCCGGTGCGCATCGCCGGCCAGGTCAAGGACTTCGACCCGGCCACCGCGGTCCCGGCCGCCGCCGGGCGCGCTCACCTGTCCCGGGTGGGGCAGTTCGGCGTCGCCGCCGCCTACGAGGCCCAACTCGACGCCGGTGTCGACGAGTCGACGTACCCGCCTCAGGAGCGCGGCGTCGCCATGGGCGCCAGCGTCGGCCGCCCGGAACTCCGGGCGCTGCTCGACGTCGGCCGGTTGCGCGCGAGCACCGGCCGGGCGGACGCCTTCCTGCGGCACCCGCCGCGCACCGCGCTCACCGACAACCAGAACGTGCCGCTCGCCTCGATGGCCCGGCTGCTCGGCGCCACCGGCCCGATGATCGGCATCAGCACGGCCTGCTCCGGCTCCGGACACGCGCTCGGCGAGGCCTACCGCGCCATCCAGGAGGGCGACGCCCAGCTGATGATCGCGGGCGGCTACGACTCCCTCACCACCTGGCTCGACCTGCTCGGCTTCAGCCTGCTGGGTGCGCTCACCGACCGCTACAACGACGACCCGACGCACGCCTCACGGCCCTTCGACGCGGACCGCTCCGGGTTTGTCATCGGCGAGGGCGCCGTGGCCTTCGTACTGGAGGAACGGGAGTCGGCGCGGGCGCGTGGAGCGAGGATCCTCGCCGAAGTCCTCGGCTACGGGAGCACGTTGAACGCCTGGCGGATCACCGACTCGCCGCCGGACGGCTCCGGGGCCATCCAGGCCATGGAGGGTGCCATCGCGGAGTCCGGCCTCGGCACCGGCGGCATCGACTACGTCGTCGCACACGGCACCAGCACGCACGGCAACGACCAGTCGGAGACCACCGCGATCAAGAAGGTGTTCGGCGACGACGCCGGGCGGCTGGTCGTCAGCAGCCCCAAGTCCATGGCGGGGCACCTCACCTCGGCGAGCCTGGCGCTCAACGTGCTCGCCGCGATCGGCGCGCTGCGGCACTCCCTGGTCCCGCCCACCGTCAACCTCGACACCCCGGACCGCAAGCTCGACCTCGACTACGTGCCGCACACCGCGCGCCGGATGCCGGTCTCGGCGGTCCTCGTCAACGCCTTCGCCTTCGGCGGCTCCAACACCAGCCTCGTCGTCGGCGCCCACCAGGAGGAGTCATGA
- a CDS encoding 3-hydroxyacyl-ACP dehydratase FabZ family protein, whose amino-acid sequence MTTSILLPAFDRLVELIPGEKAVAVCNIAGTLPVFATHFPRHPILPGVLLLESMTALAKAAAGNGGDWRLTAVRGVRFKHFVGPGDRVEITVDVTGRGERLMELRAVARVDERVVATARTLALEPADDSWEGTS is encoded by the coding sequence ATGACCACCTCCATCCTGCTCCCCGCCTTCGACCGGCTGGTGGAGCTGATCCCCGGCGAAAAGGCCGTCGCGGTCTGCAACATCGCCGGCACCCTGCCCGTCTTCGCCACGCACTTCCCACGCCACCCGATCCTGCCGGGCGTACTGCTCCTGGAGAGCATGACCGCCCTCGCCAAGGCAGCCGCCGGCAACGGCGGCGACTGGCGGCTCACGGCGGTGCGCGGAGTGCGGTTCAAGCACTTCGTCGGACCCGGCGACCGGGTCGAGATCACGGTCGACGTGACCGGCCGCGGCGAGCGGCTGATGGAACTCAGGGCCGTCGCCCGGGTCGACGAACGGGTGGTCGCCACCGCCCGCACCCTCGCCCTGGAGCCGGCCGACGACTCTTGGGAGGGGACCTCATGA
- a CDS encoding beta-ketoacyl synthase, with the protein MSTDTRRVVVTGIGLLTALGEGREANWTALLNGRSGVGPLRSYDPGPLRTRIGAEIHDFDPTRWASRRTLRMLCRTDQLALAGATLAIQDAGLDSELGHRTGLFLGSNKEMPRMDELIAQLQAVRAEDGSPDLRKLGEEARSVVAPLFFVEGLQPAAGFHISEKYGIRGANNYFAGTADSGAMAIGRGMRAVRRGEADVVVAGGYDDATGWWAMSKMDGLGVLTTRNELGQEAFRPYDRDRSGSVFGEGAALLVLEEREHALARGAQVYAEVTGFGAGNDCVRPPSPEPRARGLARAIGNALRDAGGSPDIDYIAAHGCATPLGDASETAALHDVLGPAAKAAQISSVKPQTGHLVGGAGALNVAVAALALHSGVVPATRNLENPDPACDLDYVPGTPRESRPTSALALARGLEGQAVAVALGRAA; encoded by the coding sequence ATGAGCACCGACACCCGCCGCGTCGTGGTCACCGGCATCGGCCTGCTGACCGCGCTGGGCGAGGGCCGCGAGGCCAACTGGACCGCGCTGCTGAACGGCAGGTCCGGAGTCGGGCCGCTGCGTTCGTACGATCCGGGCCCGTTGCGCACCCGGATCGGCGCCGAGATCCACGACTTCGACCCGACACGCTGGGCCTCCCGGCGCACCCTGCGCATGCTCTGCCGCACCGACCAACTCGCCCTGGCAGGCGCCACGCTGGCGATCCAGGACGCCGGACTCGACAGCGAACTGGGCCATCGCACAGGCCTGTTCCTCGGCAGCAACAAGGAAATGCCCCGCATGGACGAGCTGATCGCCCAGCTCCAGGCGGTGCGCGCCGAGGACGGCAGCCCTGATCTGCGCAAGCTCGGCGAAGAGGCCCGCTCGGTCGTCGCGCCCCTCTTCTTCGTCGAGGGACTCCAGCCCGCGGCCGGCTTCCACATCTCCGAGAAGTACGGCATCCGCGGCGCCAACAACTACTTCGCCGGCACCGCCGACTCGGGCGCCATGGCGATCGGCCGCGGGATGCGGGCCGTACGGCGCGGCGAGGCCGACGTGGTCGTCGCCGGCGGATACGACGACGCGACCGGCTGGTGGGCGATGTCCAAGATGGACGGCCTCGGTGTCCTGACCACCCGCAACGAGCTGGGCCAGGAGGCCTTCCGGCCGTACGACCGCGACCGCAGCGGCTCCGTCTTCGGCGAGGGTGCCGCGCTGCTCGTCCTGGAGGAGCGCGAGCACGCCCTGGCCCGCGGGGCGCAGGTGTACGCGGAGGTCACCGGCTTCGGCGCCGGCAACGACTGCGTACGGCCGCCGAGCCCCGAGCCGCGCGCCCGCGGGCTCGCCCGCGCGATCGGCAACGCGCTGCGGGACGCGGGCGGTTCACCCGACATCGACTACATCGCCGCGCACGGCTGTGCCACCCCGCTCGGCGACGCCAGCGAGACCGCGGCCCTGCACGACGTACTCGGCCCGGCCGCGAAGGCCGCACAGATCAGCAGCGTCAAACCGCAGACCGGCCATCTCGTCGGCGGCGCAGGCGCGTTGAACGTGGCGGTCGCCGCACTGGCCCTGCACTCCGGGGTCGTCCCGGCCACCCGCAACCTCGAGAACCCCGACCCGGCCTGCGACTTGGACTACGTGCCCGGCACGCCCCGCGAGTCCCGCCCGACCTCGGCGCTCGCACTCGCCCGGGGTCTGGAAGGACAGGCGGTCGCCGTGGCACTGGGGCGGGCGGCATGA
- a CDS encoding beta-ketoacyl-[acyl-carrier-protein] synthase family protein: MTHETDETYERTERAADMDDDDMSGIHGVISGHATPDEHRPPTARRVVVVAVGAVTAQGDGADELWAGVRSGRTAIGPVRGLPMDGYLTGIGGEVSESRRPAYDYLAAIGGTDREPALDFALAAAEEALAAAGPLDAVPADRWGVAYGTCNGGLRSAEKLLRRTRDGASGADDARHFLLVPPHAAAEALSSAFGFKGPALSVNTACASGAHALAHAVETIRAGRADAMLVGGSDAFTETAFAGFTSLESLSVRPAAPYSKDRDGLSLGEGSGMLVLVEESLARAAGAPILAEILGYGLSADGYHATAPHPEGEGAARAIRGALRTAGLAAEDVGYINGHGTGTPKNDSAESNAVRAALGEAAEKTTLSSTKSMIGHLLGAAGAVEAIVTVLALREQTAPPTANFTELDPKCGLDAVPVTGRPLAMDAALSNNFAFAGANACVAFARPGNPFDEPPAPLDEKVVVTGFGVISAAGSSAGELWETWTSGRALGAEEAGLRVARADFDPAGHITPRERRRMDRLGQLAVAATRSALAHAGLTPDERVGVVLGTGLGPMRSTEEFLLPVLDGDPSHASPAVFPNTVYNAAAGQVAMVVGTKGPTSTATAGHAAGASALTIAHDLLRRGHADAIVVPAAEDLSPGVLAAYRDLPLFSGRPGRAYTLAEGGIALVLERESTARARGARILAEFAGHATASDAVGVGRWDAHGAGVDRAMRGALRQSGVRAEELTGIWANAAGITVADAPEARATGRLAAEADCPVHTPKRTLGEPVGAGAQLSAVLALTGWGSGHPAGPVLINSSSLGGTHISVVLRPASPATEK; encoded by the coding sequence ATGACCCACGAGACGGACGAGACGTACGAACGGACCGAGAGGGCAGCGGACATGGACGACGACGACATGAGCGGAATACACGGCGTGATCTCCGGCCACGCCACCCCCGACGAGCACCGGCCACCCACCGCCCGGCGCGTGGTCGTCGTCGCCGTCGGCGCGGTGACCGCGCAGGGCGACGGTGCCGACGAGCTGTGGGCCGGCGTACGGTCCGGGCGCACGGCGATCGGGCCGGTGCGTGGACTGCCGATGGACGGCTATCTCACCGGCATCGGCGGCGAGGTCAGCGAGTCCCGCCGACCCGCGTACGACTATCTGGCGGCGATCGGCGGCACCGACCGCGAGCCCGCCCTCGACTTCGCCCTCGCCGCCGCGGAGGAGGCCCTCGCCGCGGCCGGGCCGCTGGACGCGGTACCCGCCGACCGGTGGGGCGTCGCGTACGGCACCTGCAACGGCGGGTTGCGCAGCGCCGAGAAGCTGCTGCGGCGCACCCGCGACGGGGCGAGCGGCGCGGACGACGCACGGCACTTCCTGCTCGTCCCGCCGCACGCCGCGGCGGAGGCGCTGAGCAGCGCATTCGGGTTCAAGGGCCCCGCCCTGTCCGTGAACACGGCCTGCGCGTCCGGTGCGCACGCCCTCGCGCACGCCGTGGAGACCATCCGCGCCGGACGTGCCGACGCGATGCTCGTCGGCGGCAGCGATGCCTTCACCGAGACCGCGTTCGCCGGGTTCACCAGCCTGGAGTCCCTGTCCGTCAGGCCCGCCGCCCCCTACTCCAAGGACCGCGACGGCCTGTCCCTCGGCGAGGGCAGCGGCATGCTCGTCCTCGTCGAGGAGTCCCTGGCGCGCGCCGCCGGAGCCCCGATCCTCGCCGAGATACTCGGCTACGGGCTGTCCGCCGACGGCTACCACGCCACCGCCCCGCACCCCGAGGGCGAGGGCGCCGCCCGCGCCATCCGGGGCGCCCTGCGGACGGCCGGCCTCGCCGCCGAGGACGTCGGCTACATCAACGGTCACGGCACCGGCACCCCGAAGAACGACTCCGCCGAGTCCAACGCGGTCCGCGCCGCCCTCGGTGAGGCCGCCGAGAAGACCACGCTCAGCAGTACGAAGTCCATGATCGGCCACCTCCTCGGCGCCGCCGGGGCGGTCGAGGCCATCGTCACCGTCCTCGCGCTGCGCGAGCAGACCGCGCCGCCCACCGCCAACTTCACCGAGCTCGACCCCAAGTGCGGTCTGGACGCGGTACCGGTCACCGGTCGGCCGCTCGCCATGGACGCCGCCCTGTCGAACAACTTCGCCTTCGCCGGGGCCAACGCCTGCGTCGCCTTCGCCAGGCCGGGCAACCCCTTCGACGAGCCGCCCGCCCCCCTCGACGAGAAAGTCGTCGTCACCGGCTTCGGAGTGATCTCCGCGGCCGGGTCGAGCGCCGGCGAACTGTGGGAGACCTGGACATCGGGGCGCGCACTCGGCGCCGAGGAGGCCGGACTGCGCGTCGCCCGCGCCGACTTCGACCCGGCCGGCCACATCACGCCGCGCGAGCGCCGCCGGATGGACCGGCTCGGGCAGCTCGCCGTCGCCGCGACCCGCTCCGCCCTGGCGCACGCCGGTCTCACCCCCGACGAGCGGGTCGGAGTCGTCCTCGGGACCGGGCTCGGCCCGATGCGCTCCACCGAGGAGTTCCTGCTACCCGTCCTGGACGGCGACCCGTCCCACGCGAGCCCGGCCGTGTTCCCCAACACCGTCTACAACGCGGCAGCCGGACAGGTCGCCATGGTCGTGGGCACCAAGGGCCCCACCTCGACGGCCACCGCCGGGCACGCGGCCGGCGCCTCCGCGCTGACCATCGCCCACGACCTGCTGCGCCGGGGCCACGCCGACGCCATCGTGGTCCCCGCCGCCGAGGACCTGTCGCCCGGCGTCCTCGCCGCCTACCGTGACCTGCCCCTGTTCAGCGGCAGGCCGGGGCGTGCCTACACCCTCGCCGAGGGCGGTATCGCCCTGGTCCTGGAGCGCGAGTCGACGGCCCGAGCACGCGGCGCGCGCATCCTCGCCGAGTTCGCCGGCCATGCCACCGCCTCCGACGCGGTCGGAGTGGGCCGCTGGGACGCCCACGGCGCCGGCGTGGACCGCGCGATGCGGGGCGCCCTGCGGCAGTCCGGAGTACGCGCCGAGGAGCTGACCGGGATCTGGGCCAACGCCGCCGGGATCACCGTCGCCGACGCCCCCGAGGCACGCGCCACGGGACGCCTCGCCGCCGAGGCGGACTGCCCGGTGCACACCCCCAAGCGCACGCTCGGCGAACCGGTCGGCGCGGGCGCCCAGTTGTCGGCCGTGCTCGCCCTGACCGGCTGGGGGAGCGGCCACCCGGCCGGGCCCGTGCTCATCAACAGCTCCTCGCTCGGCGGCACCCACATCAGCGTCGTCCTGCGGCCCGCAAGCCCTGCCACGGAGAAGTGA
- a CDS encoding 3-oxoacyl-ACP synthase III family protein codes for MSQSTQSPRPSDFPDRHVSVLATGAHLPGDPIDNDTLARLAGPLPEDVLEGIQVRRRHWMADPATGEHRTSTSKMATAAARQALERAGVEAAEIDLIVLSTASPDHLLPVAGTYVQEQLGLEQAAVIEVRAGCVGAVQAFDIARRLLADGTYRTALVIGAESVSPLLVPFYLGQDPDRVRMRDRLTVYTFGDGAGAAVLRAGAEGSAEGRLRPVFATRSMGGARKPGMLILGGGTDVPLAQQQARKRLMDIKLDIPGTAQFGPKVFVEGIHDMLRRSGLALGDIDACVLPEGNAEYFSSEYGTAGLSAEDQATLSKTIVENLTDVGATGSAAVPLALDAGWSGGRIQPGDTVLLLAIEASRYVYAGLTLTWEAATPAQ; via the coding sequence ATGTCTCAGTCAACGCAGTCACCCCGGCCGTCGGACTTCCCCGACCGCCATGTCTCGGTCCTCGCCACCGGCGCCCACCTGCCCGGTGACCCCATCGACAACGACACCCTCGCCCGGCTCGCCGGCCCGCTGCCCGAGGACGTCCTGGAAGGCATCCAGGTGCGGCGCCGCCACTGGATGGCCGACCCGGCCACCGGTGAGCACCGTACGAGCACCTCGAAGATGGCCACCGCGGCCGCCCGGCAGGCCCTGGAGCGGGCCGGGGTCGAGGCCGCCGAGATCGACCTGATCGTCCTGTCGACGGCCAGCCCCGACCACCTGCTGCCGGTCGCCGGTACGTACGTCCAGGAGCAACTGGGCCTGGAACAGGCCGCGGTGATCGAGGTGCGGGCCGGCTGTGTCGGCGCCGTCCAGGCCTTCGACATCGCCCGCCGGCTGCTGGCCGACGGGACCTACCGCACGGCCCTCGTCATCGGCGCCGAGTCCGTGTCCCCGCTGCTCGTCCCCTTCTACCTGGGCCAGGACCCGGACCGGGTGCGGATGCGGGACCGCCTCACCGTCTACACCTTCGGAGACGGCGCGGGCGCGGCGGTGCTGCGAGCCGGTGCGGAGGGCTCGGCCGAGGGCAGGCTCCGGCCGGTCTTCGCGACGCGCTCCATGGGTGGTGCGCGCAAGCCCGGCATGCTCATCCTCGGCGGTGGCACCGACGTACCGCTCGCCCAACAGCAGGCCCGCAAGCGGCTGATGGACATCAAGCTCGACATCCCCGGCACCGCCCAGTTCGGGCCCAAGGTCTTCGTCGAGGGCATCCACGACATGCTGCGCCGCTCCGGGCTGGCGCTCGGCGACATCGACGCATGCGTGCTGCCGGAGGGCAACGCCGAGTACTTCAGCAGCGAGTACGGCACCGCCGGGCTGTCCGCCGAGGACCAGGCGACGTTGAGCAAGACCATCGTCGAGAACCTCACGGACGTCGGGGCCACGGGCTCCGCCGCTGTGCCGCTGGCGCTGGATGCCGGGTGGAGCGGGGGCCGGATTCAGCCTGGGGACACGGTGTTGCTGCTGGCGATCGAGGCCAGTCGGTATGTGTACGCCGGCCTGACGCTCACGTGGGAAGCGGCGACACCAGCCCAGTGA
- a CDS encoding ester cyclase: MSTTETTETRNKAIIRRVFDEFVNQGDFSVVDEIYSDDMIDHQPLPGAPEGLEGVRYTIAGLREGFPDLHVTIEDMSAHADHVVIHNTWRGTHLGEFLGMAPTGQSIGFRGVVVWRLKDGLICERWGIGVESNMLAELGMRRLAPAARGKAHAARRTGVSTVTGLLPVRQGRAEAWKRLQAELSGPRLREYEASRRRAGIVKESFWKQDSNGTEVVVHSLEARDPGLAGRRLRESKDPFDIWLRETALDVYGIDPWAELAEGRAAEAGHGWSSVTAELAPVVEI, from the coding sequence TTGTCCACAACCGAAACCACAGAAACCCGCAACAAGGCGATCATCCGGCGGGTGTTCGACGAGTTCGTCAACCAGGGCGACTTCTCCGTCGTCGACGAGATCTACAGCGACGACATGATCGACCATCAGCCGCTGCCGGGTGCGCCCGAGGGCCTGGAAGGCGTCCGTTACACGATCGCCGGGCTGCGCGAGGGCTTTCCCGATCTGCACGTGACGATCGAGGACATGAGCGCACACGCCGACCACGTGGTCATCCACAACACCTGGCGCGGCACGCACCTCGGCGAGTTCCTCGGGATGGCGCCGACGGGCCAGTCCATCGGGTTCCGTGGCGTCGTGGTGTGGCGCCTGAAGGACGGGCTGATCTGCGAACGCTGGGGCATCGGCGTCGAGTCCAACATGCTCGCCGAGCTCGGCATGCGCCGCCTCGCCCCGGCCGCCCGCGGCAAGGCCCACGCGGCGCGCCGCACCGGCGTCTCCACGGTCACCGGGCTGCTGCCCGTACGGCAGGGCAGGGCCGAGGCCTGGAAACGGCTCCAGGCGGAGCTGTCCGGTCCGAGGCTGCGTGAGTACGAGGCCTCCCGCCGCCGCGCCGGAATCGTCAAGGAGTCCTTCTGGAAACAGGATTCGAACGGCACCGAGGTCGTCGTCCACTCCCTGGAGGCCCGCGACCCGGGCCTCGCCGGCCGTCGGCTGCGCGAGTCCAAGGACCCCTTCGACATCTGGCTACGTGAGACCGCCCTGGACGTGTACGGCATCGACCCGTGGGCGGAGCTGGCCGAGGGCCGGGCCGCCGAGGCGGGACACGGCTGGTCCTCGGTGACCGCCGAACTCGCCCCGGTGGTGGAGATATGA